A genomic stretch from Edaphobacter aggregans includes:
- a CDS encoding NAD(P)/FAD-dependent oxidoreductase translates to MGSVTQRIDVAVLGGGAAGMMCALEAGRRGRRVVVFDHAEKIGKKILISGGGRCNFTNIHARAENFLSENPHFAKSALARFTPADIIAMIEKHGIRYHEKTLGQLFCDRSAMDVVTMLERECAEVGVRVRVGVRILSVVRDGEFRVETSEGVFRAESVVIATGGLSIPKMGATGFGYGIAEQFGLRIIECRPGLVPLVFSADDRERWCALSGVSTEVVATAGAAKRRGNFREKMLVTHRGLSGPAILQVSSYWRPGEAIELDIAPGASVMAPLLERNARRDSGAATLALRAVLPGRMAERWVALNEPSDWTNHSLAGMERGLHAWRVTPAGTEGYAKAEVTAGGVDTAELDAKTMQSRKVQGLYFIGEVVDVTGWLGGYNFQWAWASGFSAGQVV, encoded by the coding sequence ATGGGGAGTGTTACGCAAAGGATTGATGTTGCTGTGCTGGGTGGGGGCGCGGCGGGGATGATGTGCGCGCTGGAGGCGGGGCGTCGTGGCAGGCGTGTGGTGGTGTTCGATCATGCGGAGAAGATTGGGAAGAAGATTCTGATCTCCGGTGGCGGGCGCTGCAACTTCACTAACATTCATGCGCGGGCGGAGAACTTCCTCTCGGAGAATCCTCACTTTGCTAAGTCGGCGCTGGCTCGGTTCACACCTGCGGACATCATTGCCATGATTGAGAAGCATGGGATTCGTTATCACGAGAAGACGCTGGGGCAGCTTTTTTGCGACCGCTCGGCGATGGATGTGGTGACGATGCTGGAGCGGGAGTGTGCCGAGGTTGGGGTTCGGGTGAGGGTTGGGGTGCGGATTCTTTCGGTGGTTCGGGATGGGGAGTTTCGGGTTGAGACTTCGGAGGGTGTTTTTCGCGCGGAGTCGGTGGTGATTGCTACGGGTGGATTGTCGATTCCGAAGATGGGGGCGACCGGGTTTGGGTATGGGATTGCCGAGCAGTTTGGGCTGCGGATTATCGAGTGCCGCCCGGGTTTGGTGCCGCTGGTGTTCAGTGCGGACGATCGCGAGAGGTGGTGCGCTCTTTCAGGTGTCTCGACTGAGGTGGTGGCGACGGCTGGGGCGGCGAAGCGGCGGGGGAACTTCCGGGAGAAGATGCTGGTGACGCATCGCGGGTTGAGTGGGCCAGCGATCCTGCAGGTGTCGTCGTACTGGCGTCCAGGTGAGGCTATTGAGCTCGACATTGCGCCGGGGGCTTCGGTCATGGCTCCGCTGCTGGAGCGGAATGCTCGGCGGGATTCCGGTGCGGCTACGCTGGCTTTGCGCGCTGTGCTGCCGGGGCGGATGGCAGAGCGCTGGGTTGCGTTGAACGAGCCTTCTGACTGGACGAATCACTCGCTGGCCGGCATGGAGCGTGGGCTTCATGCGTGGCGCGTGACTCCGGCTGGAACGGAGGGGTATGCCAAGGCTGAGGTGACTGCCGGTGGCGTGGATACGGCGGAGTTGGACGCGAAGACGATGCAGAGCCGCAAGGTTCAGGGACTCTACTTTATCGGCGAGGTGGTCGATGTGACCGGGTGGCTGGGTGGGTATAACTTCCAGTGGGCGTGGGCCTCGGGGTTTAGCGCGGGGCAGGTTGTTTGA
- a CDS encoding class I SAM-dependent rRNA methyltransferase: MLKEVQNRGPKVVAGQPHGPAAIITRRAGDRLRAGHLWVYSSDVTSLIPHSDSSEIAPGALVTVADSRGIPLGAALYSSASQIMLRMVSAQAALTRTAYLEQLRERAIAALALREALAAQSATDNSCRLIFSEADNLPGIVADRYNELVILQLLTQGTAQDDVRHILTEVFRERLQPATIVERPDPKIRELEQLAPSPSTPLYTSTPDSPQLTTVFTINGVRFHYDASSGQKTGAFLDQRLNYAAAARYARGTALDICTYQGGFALHLAQHCERVTGVDASRAALVVADRNLELNPTLQAQVDWIEADAFELLREYEATGQQFDTIVLDPPAFAKSKRAAEGAIRGYKELNLRAMKLLRPGGTLVTCSCSHHVSLAEFTDVVAAAASDAERRVQLLETRGAAPDHPAVLTLPETSYLKCLICRVD; the protein is encoded by the coding sequence ATGTTGAAAGAGGTGCAGAACCGCGGGCCAAAAGTCGTCGCAGGCCAACCGCATGGTCCAGCGGCCATCATTACCAGGCGCGCTGGCGACCGCCTGCGTGCAGGACATCTATGGGTCTACAGCTCCGACGTTACCTCGCTCATTCCACACTCAGACAGCTCCGAGATCGCCCCCGGCGCACTCGTCACGGTCGCTGACAGTCGAGGAATCCCGCTTGGCGCGGCGCTCTATAGCTCGGCGTCGCAAATCATGCTGCGAATGGTGTCTGCACAAGCAGCCCTCACGCGAACGGCATATCTCGAACAGCTCCGAGAGCGCGCAATCGCTGCCTTGGCACTACGTGAAGCACTCGCAGCACAGTCAGCGACCGACAACTCATGCAGATTGATCTTCTCCGAAGCCGATAACCTACCCGGCATCGTGGCCGATCGCTACAACGAACTCGTCATCCTCCAATTACTGACGCAAGGCACAGCGCAGGATGACGTTCGACACATTCTGACGGAGGTGTTCCGCGAACGGCTGCAACCCGCCACCATCGTCGAACGGCCTGACCCAAAGATTCGCGAACTGGAACAGCTAGCCCCCTCTCCATCGACGCCCTTATACACCAGCACCCCCGACTCGCCGCAATTGACCACCGTCTTCACCATCAACGGCGTGCGCTTCCACTACGACGCAAGCTCGGGACAGAAGACTGGAGCCTTTCTCGACCAGCGCCTCAACTACGCCGCCGCAGCAAGGTACGCACGTGGAACGGCACTCGATATCTGCACCTATCAGGGAGGCTTCGCACTCCATCTCGCCCAGCACTGCGAGCGGGTCACCGGCGTCGATGCCAGCCGCGCCGCGCTCGTCGTGGCAGATCGTAATCTCGAACTCAATCCCACCCTTCAGGCGCAGGTCGACTGGATCGAAGCCGACGCATTCGAACTCCTGCGCGAATACGAAGCCACCGGCCAGCAATTCGACACCATCGTTCTCGATCCCCCCGCATTCGCCAAGTCCAAACGTGCCGCCGAAGGTGCAATACGCGGGTACAAGGAACTCAATCTCCGAGCCATGAAGCTGCTCCGCCCGGGCGGAACGCTCGTAACCTGCTCCTGCTCCCATCACGTTTCGCTGGCCGAGTTTACAGACGTAGTTGCTGCAGCCGCCTCCGATGCCGAGCGGCGTGTGCAACTGCTGGAAACCCGCGGCGCGGCGCCCGATCACCCCGCCGTCCTGACCCTGCCCGAAACCAGTTACCTGAAGTGCCTTATCTGCCGCGTGGACTAG
- a CDS encoding beta strand repeat-containing protein: MGLFVPPQPAPPLLPRLSRRARLALLSIAISPLTSSPAQSIPFATPANTLGAQPSSETPAHVFRARRFLAGRIPGGNTSAAQAMDAARQQQARTFLQLAAQPRDTSLGVTWQPLGPNQIASTTYGNVTGRVTAIAIDPADQTGNTVYLGTTGGGVWKSTNAAGPAASVTFTPLTDTLPVFNANVGTATIPSLSIGAISVNSGIILAGTGDPNDATDSFYGNGILRSTDGGLTWTLIKGSQDGTTGAHSFLGLGFAGFAWGGTPSTTSGLVVAAVSQAAEGTLVNASNQLSSVMGLYYSTDSGATWQMSTVMDGSQTVQTPQTNGLDAGGNAATSVVWNPIRQRFYAAVRYHGYYESADGITWTRLTHQPGTGLSTTACPTSPGTTGSVACPIFRGALAVQPVTGDTFALTVDRNNVDQGLWQDQCTLSGTTCTSAITFGTQLSSSPLETGSSNATVPQADYNLTLAAIPSGSGPTQDTTLYAGTIDLYRCGLAAGCTLRNTTNALNGCAAPAMVAPAQHAIALLATSTQPLLYLGNDGGLWRSTDGVNQQSTPCSSDDATHFQNLNSGLGSLAEIVSFAQHPTDPATLLVGLGANGIAAASASTSGAWPQLSAGEGGTVAIDPANPSLWYVSTAAGVSIRQCTLGASCTAANFTGTPTIGAAQTSSDASLIDAPWLLDPALTSDVIIGTCRIWRGSASTGASWSPSNAISNLLGGTQTTACTTNPSVRSLAAAGPASSSTSAQNAGSQILYAGLAGTLDGGGTLGGHLFATTSGGTATNTTPWTDIATSTVTNIAVGIFNPGGFDISSLAADPHDATGKTIYSTVMGFVGNGINAAHLYRSTTGGASWTNITSNLPNAPANSVVVDPNDANTLYVALDTGVYVTTQVATCSTGNCWSIYGTSLPNAPVIALTASATLPTGDGRVGELRAATYGRGLWQIPLLTAATTAQPSINLNPPSLAFATQAVATASDPQTITVTNTGTAPLTVTQVTVTGDFTETNTCTAAPIAVNTTCTINVTFAPTATGSRKGTLTVYGNVAGGQATAALSGNGSPAAPIVLTPLALTFPSTTINATTTAQNITISNTSATTLALQIPTITGDFRISVNTCGSSLPPSTGCTVSITFTPTASGTRTGTFTITDDAGTQTASLSGTGTAPATDALSAQSLTFGLQQLTTSSPPQTITLTNSGDVALTLIAAQITNGDFSVVNTCGNSLNAHASCSVSVIFQPESVGPITGTLTISDQYRTQPISLSGTGVAPPGVSLSPAFGINFPSTGVGIAALSPIVTLTNNGGLPLTITNTTVTGDFAIVPGTNNCGATLAVGAACTLQLAFTPTIGGPRTGTLTLTDNSPTSPHTLSLTGTGVDFALTPDGNTTVTTQSGQNAVFPLLLSPAANVPGTLTATFACTGVPANSTCTVTPSSTTLDAPKTISVTILTGIANTSQAARHQNRTLWLVLLLPTALLVLRKSRPLPRLICTFALSCLLASSGCGTGRRIPGSDNSDPTQPAQTITPAGTYTIVASATSAGLTRTISLTLIVQ, from the coding sequence ATGGGCCTGTTCGTTCCTCCTCAACCCGCGCCGCCCCTCCTGCCACGCCTGAGCCGCCGCGCCCGACTCGCCCTGCTCTCTATCGCCATCTCTCCGCTGACATCTTCTCCAGCCCAGTCGATCCCCTTTGCAACTCCTGCCAACACTCTCGGGGCGCAGCCGTCCTCCGAGACTCCAGCCCATGTCTTCCGCGCGCGCCGTTTTCTCGCTGGGCGCATCCCCGGCGGCAACACCTCCGCGGCGCAAGCCATGGACGCCGCCCGTCAACAACAGGCCCGGACATTTCTCCAACTCGCCGCGCAGCCTCGCGATACCAGCCTCGGGGTAACGTGGCAGCCACTCGGTCCAAACCAGATAGCCAGCACAACCTACGGCAACGTCACTGGTCGCGTCACTGCCATAGCCATCGACCCGGCCGACCAAACAGGCAACACCGTCTACCTGGGAACCACTGGCGGAGGCGTCTGGAAGTCCACCAACGCCGCCGGACCAGCCGCAAGCGTAACCTTTACGCCGCTCACTGACACTTTGCCCGTCTTCAACGCCAACGTCGGCACAGCCACCATCCCCTCGCTCAGTATCGGTGCCATCAGCGTGAACTCCGGCATCATCCTCGCTGGGACCGGCGACCCCAACGACGCCACCGACTCCTTCTACGGCAACGGCATCCTGCGCTCCACCGACGGTGGTCTCACCTGGACCCTCATCAAAGGCTCGCAGGACGGAACCACCGGAGCGCACTCCTTCCTGGGCCTGGGGTTCGCTGGATTCGCCTGGGGTGGGACACCCAGCACCACCTCCGGCCTCGTCGTCGCCGCTGTCTCGCAGGCAGCCGAAGGCACGCTCGTCAACGCCTCCAACCAGCTCAGCAGCGTCATGGGCCTCTACTACTCCACTGACTCTGGCGCGACCTGGCAGATGTCGACTGTCATGGACGGCAGCCAGACCGTGCAGACCCCGCAAACCAACGGCCTCGACGCCGGAGGCAACGCCGCAACCTCGGTCGTTTGGAACCCCATCCGTCAGCGCTTCTACGCCGCCGTCCGCTACCATGGCTACTACGAGTCCGCCGACGGGATCACTTGGACGCGCCTCACGCATCAACCGGGCACCGGCCTCAGCACGACCGCCTGCCCTACCAGCCCCGGCACAACCGGCAGCGTCGCCTGTCCCATCTTTCGCGGAGCCCTCGCCGTCCAGCCAGTCACTGGCGATACCTTCGCTCTCACCGTCGACCGCAACAATGTTGATCAGGGCCTCTGGCAAGATCAGTGCACGCTCTCCGGAACAACCTGCACGAGCGCCATCACCTTTGGCACTCAGCTCTCGTCATCACCACTCGAGACCGGCTCCAGTAACGCCACGGTCCCACAAGCCGACTACAACCTGACCCTCGCCGCCATCCCATCAGGCTCCGGCCCCACGCAGGACACGACCCTCTACGCCGGAACCATCGACCTCTACCGCTGCGGGCTAGCCGCCGGGTGTACTCTCCGCAACACCACCAACGCCCTCAACGGATGCGCTGCCCCCGCAATGGTCGCGCCCGCCCAACACGCAATCGCACTCCTCGCAACATCCACCCAACCGCTTCTCTACCTAGGCAACGACGGCGGCCTCTGGCGTTCCACCGACGGCGTCAACCAGCAATCCACTCCCTGCTCCTCCGACGACGCCACCCACTTCCAAAACCTCAACTCCGGCCTCGGCTCCCTCGCTGAAATCGTCAGCTTCGCCCAGCACCCCACCGATCCCGCCACGCTACTCGTCGGCCTCGGCGCAAACGGCATCGCTGCAGCCTCCGCATCAACATCCGGGGCATGGCCGCAGCTATCAGCAGGCGAGGGTGGCACCGTCGCCATTGACCCAGCCAATCCCTCGCTCTGGTACGTCTCGACCGCCGCAGGCGTCAGCATTCGCCAGTGCACCCTCGGAGCAAGCTGCACCGCCGCCAACTTCACCGGGACGCCAACCATCGGCGCAGCTCAGACCTCCAGCGACGCCTCGCTCATCGATGCCCCCTGGCTCCTCGACCCCGCGCTCACCTCCGACGTCATCATTGGAACCTGCCGCATCTGGCGAGGCTCAGCCTCCACAGGAGCCTCCTGGTCGCCCTCCAACGCTATCAGCAATCTGCTCGGAGGCACCCAAACCACCGCCTGCACCACGAACCCCTCCGTACGATCCCTCGCAGCCGCCGGTCCCGCAAGCAGCTCCACTTCTGCGCAGAACGCCGGCTCCCAAATCCTCTATGCCGGCCTGGCTGGCACTCTCGACGGCGGCGGTACCTTGGGAGGCCATCTCTTTGCCACCACCAGCGGGGGCACCGCAACCAACACTACCCCATGGACCGATATCGCAACGTCGACCGTTACAAATATCGCCGTGGGCATCTTCAATCCTGGCGGTTTTGACATCTCTTCCCTCGCTGCCGACCCGCACGACGCCACTGGCAAGACGATCTACTCCACTGTCATGGGCTTTGTCGGCAACGGTATCAACGCGGCACACCTCTATCGCTCCACTACTGGCGGCGCGAGCTGGACCAACATCACCAGTAACCTCCCCAACGCCCCGGCAAACAGCGTCGTGGTCGATCCCAACGACGCCAACACGCTCTACGTCGCGCTCGACACCGGCGTCTACGTCACCACACAGGTCGCCACCTGCAGCACCGGCAACTGCTGGAGCATCTATGGCACAAGCCTCCCCAACGCACCCGTCATTGCCCTGACAGCCTCAGCGACCCTCCCTACCGGAGACGGCCGCGTCGGCGAACTCCGCGCCGCCACCTATGGACGAGGCCTCTGGCAGATCCCGCTCCTCACAGCCGCCACCACCGCGCAGCCCTCCATCAACCTCAATCCCCCATCGCTCGCCTTCGCCACACAGGCAGTCGCAACAGCCAGCGATCCGCAAACCATCACGGTTACAAATACAGGCACAGCCCCACTAACCGTAACCCAAGTCACAGTCACTGGAGACTTCACCGAGACCAACACCTGCACCGCCGCACCCATCGCAGTCAACACCACCTGCACCATCAATGTGACCTTCGCGCCCACAGCCACCGGCAGCCGAAAAGGCACCCTTACGGTCTACGGTAACGTCGCCGGAGGCCAGGCCACAGCAGCACTCTCCGGAAACGGCTCTCCCGCTGCGCCCATCGTCTTAACGCCGCTCGCCCTCACCTTCCCGTCAACAACGATTAACGCCACCACCACGGCGCAAAACATCACCATCTCCAACACCAGCGCCACAACGCTCGCCCTGCAGATCCCAACCATCACTGGCGATTTCCGCATCTCCGTCAACACCTGCGGCTCATCACTCCCACCCAGCACCGGCTGCACCGTCTCGATCACCTTCACCCCCACCGCCTCTGGCACCCGCACCGGCACCTTCACCATCACCGACGACGCAGGCACCCAGACCGCGTCGCTCTCCGGCACCGGAACTGCTCCTGCAACCGATGCCCTCTCCGCCCAGTCACTCACCTTTGGCTTGCAGCAGCTCACCACCTCCAGCCCCCCACAAACCATCACCCTCACCAACTCTGGAGACGTAGCCCTCACCCTCATCGCCGCTCAAATTACCAACGGCGACTTCAGCGTCGTCAACACCTGCGGCAACTCGCTCAACGCCCACGCCTCCTGCTCCGTCAGCGTCATCTTTCAGCCGGAGAGCGTCGGCCCCATCACCGGCACCCTCACCATCTCCGACCAGTACCGCACCCAACCCATCTCTCTCTCCGGCACCGGAGTCGCACCTCCCGGCGTCTCCCTCTCGCCCGCCTTTGGCATCAACTTCCCATCCACCGGCGTTGGCATCGCAGCGCTTTCACCCATCGTCACCCTGACCAACAACGGCGGCCTCCCCCTCACCATTACCAACACAACCGTCACCGGCGACTTCGCCATCGTACCCGGCACCAACAACTGCGGGGCCACTCTCGCCGTCGGCGCTGCCTGCACCCTGCAACTAGCCTTCACTCCAACCATCGGCGGCCCGCGCACCGGCACCCTCACCCTCACCGACAACTCGCCTACCTCACCCCACACCCTCTCGCTCACCGGTACCGGAGTCGACTTCGCCCTCACACCCGACGGCAACACAACCGTCACCACCCAGAGCGGCCAAAACGCAGTCTTCCCGCTGCTGCTAAGCCCAGCCGCCAACGTCCCCGGCACCCTCACCGCCACTTTCGCCTGCACCGGAGTCCCCGCCAACTCCACCTGCACGGTCACCCCATCCAGCACGACCCTCGACGCCCCAAAGACAATCTCAGTCACCATCCTGACCGGCATAGCCAACACCTCTCAGGCCGCACGCCATCAAAACCGCACTCTCTGGCTCGTCCTGCTGCTCCCCACCGCATTGCTCGTCCTCCGCAAAAGCCGCCCCCTTCCACGCCTGATCTGCACCTTTGCGCTAAGCTGCCTTCTCGCAAGCTCAGGCTGCGGAACTGGCCGGCGCATCCCCGGCTCCGACAACTCGGATCCCACCCAGCCAGCCCAGACAATAACGCCCGCTGGAACTTACACCATCGTCGCCTCAGCCACCAGCGCAGGCCTCACCCGCACCATCAGCCTCACCCTCATTGTCCAATAA
- a CDS encoding DUF2306 domain-containing protein, translating to MTPSAVITTAPPRRTSYAKAALWTVMALMTLSVIILSEIPLFKLTHPRHLHLVSIRWMLIPHALAGTTATLIGPLQFSTRLRSRHLTLHRILGRVYVVAILIAAPLAIYIATINHQPAIFYTGTIVQSGSWIVTTLAAFLAARNRHIQQHRQWVVRSYAVTFTFILVRVLNPVPAWYNLSDDAFGAAILVIVFLALLIPDLAFHWRELTTRRAR from the coding sequence ATGACGCCCTCCGCCGTGATCACCACCGCGCCCCCTCGCCGTACAAGCTACGCAAAAGCCGCCCTCTGGACCGTCATGGCCCTCATGACGCTCTCCGTTATCATCCTCAGCGAGATCCCGCTCTTCAAGCTCACTCACCCCCGTCATCTCCACCTCGTTTCTATCCGCTGGATGCTCATTCCCCATGCCCTCGCCGGAACGACGGCCACCCTTATCGGCCCATTGCAATTCTCCACGCGCCTACGTTCCCGGCACCTGACCCTGCATCGCATTCTAGGACGCGTCTACGTCGTTGCTATCCTCATTGCGGCACCACTCGCCATCTACATCGCGACCATCAATCATCAGCCGGCTATCTTCTATACAGGAACCATCGTCCAGTCGGGCTCCTGGATCGTCACCACCCTTGCTGCCTTCCTCGCCGCCCGCAACCGTCACATCCAGCAGCATCGTCAGTGGGTGGTTCGCTCCTACGCCGTCACCTTCACCTTCATCCTCGTGCGCGTTCTCAATCCAGTCCCCGCTTGGTACAACCTAAGCGACGACGCCTTTGGAGCAGCCATCCTGGTCATCGTCTTCCTCGCCCTTCTCATCCCTGACCTGGCCTTCCACTGGCGCGAACTCACCACCCGTCGCGCACGATAA
- a CDS encoding NHL repeat-containing protein: MRIQNQWPRSAALALLTAAIVVGISGCGASLTSSSPVTGHTFAGQIYGGNQPVSNANIQIYTPSTTGYGTASIPLLNRTVTTNSNGGFSFSGAYTCPSASTPVYLVVTGGNPGLAAGTNNNALALMGLLGACGDLSSGFFNISELTTVSAVWSLAPFMVDYAHIGTSPGNVQGLLNAFATSQSMVSVFTGRSPGTAPTVANIPSATINTLGDILSSCINSNGSTSLTAPCGRLFAAATPVGGTTPSDTVAAALDIARNPSHSVGSIFSTLVANGPYQPTLTSSPGDWTLAINYTSTAFNKPADMAIDSQGNAWVLSTAGNASAVSVLSSTAGITSTFPQTGGAFARLALDPYDDPWLTNSITSSVTELNSAGVRASLNPFNGAGIQGPGLLAFDGLGDVWIANSGPTVSKLSANGAPLSPGTGFSTGGVSSPSALALDTSGNAWIADSSNNAITVLSNSGAPIPGSPYTGGGINGPFAVAIDSAGGAWIANRLGSSLSRLTSFGDPVAGSPYYGAGLNAPIDMAVDGLGNVWLVNSGSNTVSEFLSTGRPQSGATGYGSSVLTNPFRLALDRSGNVWVANLGSAVAGQGTITQIVGTAAPVVTPVSIAIQNNALNQRP; the protein is encoded by the coding sequence ATGCGCATCCAAAATCAGTGGCCACGCTCCGCCGCCCTCGCACTATTGACGGCGGCGATCGTCGTCGGAATCTCCGGCTGCGGCGCGTCGCTCACATCTTCTTCGCCAGTCACCGGCCACACCTTCGCCGGCCAAATCTACGGCGGTAATCAACCGGTCAGCAACGCCAACATCCAGATCTACACTCCAAGTACTACCGGATACGGCACTGCCTCCATCCCCCTGCTCAACCGGACCGTCACCACCAACTCCAACGGCGGCTTCTCCTTCAGCGGAGCCTACACCTGTCCCTCCGCGTCCACGCCCGTCTACCTTGTCGTCACCGGCGGCAACCCAGGCCTGGCCGCAGGCACAAACAACAATGCGCTAGCCCTGATGGGCCTGCTCGGAGCCTGCGGCGACCTGTCGTCGGGCTTCTTCAACATCAGCGAGCTGACGACCGTCTCAGCCGTCTGGTCGCTCGCACCGTTCATGGTCGACTACGCACACATCGGCACCAGTCCCGGTAACGTACAGGGCCTGCTCAACGCCTTCGCCACGTCGCAGAGCATGGTGTCCGTCTTCACCGGACGATCCCCCGGCACTGCACCCACAGTCGCCAACATTCCTTCCGCGACCATCAACACGCTCGGTGACATTCTCTCCTCCTGCATCAACTCCAACGGAAGCACCTCACTCACAGCTCCATGCGGACGTCTCTTCGCAGCCGCAACGCCGGTCGGCGGTACCACTCCCAGCGATACCGTCGCCGCAGCACTCGACATCGCGCGCAATCCGAGCCATAGCGTTGGCTCCATCTTCAGCACCCTCGTAGCGAACGGCCCCTATCAGCCCACGCTGACATCCTCTCCGGGCGACTGGACCCTCGCCATTAACTACACATCGACTGCCTTCAACAAGCCAGCCGACATGGCAATCGATTCTCAGGGCAACGCCTGGGTGCTCAGCACCGCCGGCAACGCCAGCGCCGTCAGCGTACTCAGCAGCACAGCCGGAATCACCTCGACCTTCCCCCAAACCGGCGGAGCCTTCGCCCGTCTCGCGCTCGATCCCTACGACGATCCCTGGCTCACCAACAGCATCACCTCCAGCGTGACCGAACTCAATAGCGCCGGAGTGCGAGCTTCGCTCAACCCATTCAACGGCGCAGGAATCCAGGGCCCCGGCCTTCTAGCATTCGATGGGCTCGGCGACGTGTGGATCGCCAACAGCGGACCAACCGTCAGCAAGTTAAGTGCTAACGGAGCCCCCTTATCGCCGGGCACTGGCTTTAGCACCGGCGGCGTAAGCAGCCCGTCAGCTCTCGCGCTGGACACGTCCGGCAACGCCTGGATCGCCGACAGCAGCAACAACGCGATCACTGTGCTCAGCAACTCCGGAGCGCCCATTCCTGGCTCTCCCTACACCGGCGGAGGCATCAACGGCCCGTTCGCCGTAGCGATCGACTCTGCAGGCGGCGCGTGGATCGCCAATCGCCTTGGCAGCAGCCTCAGCCGCCTGACAAGCTTCGGAGATCCGGTCGCTGGAAGCCCCTACTACGGCGCTGGCCTCAACGCACCCATCGACATGGCAGTCGACGGACTCGGCAATGTCTGGCTGGTCAACTCCGGCAGCAACACCGTCTCGGAGTTCCTGAGCACCGGCAGACCACAGTCCGGCGCAACAGGCTACGGCAGCTCCGTGCTGACCAATCCGTTCCGTCTGGCACTCGATAGATCCGGCAACGTCTGGGTAGCTAATCTGGGCTCTGCAGTGGCAGGCCAGGGCACCATCACCCAAATCGTCGGTACGGCCGCCCCCGTCGTAACACCAGTCTCCATCGCGATCCAGAACAACGCACTGAACCAACGTCCCTAG